A stretch of Borrelia duttonii Ly DNA encodes these proteins:
- a CDS encoding DUF735 family protein encodes MTSIPTIPTVFNDTEVEKIIHAELGFVDQIIKEVKTLNDNFQDINATTNLNSRFIAFWLSEILKIIYSTNQTLETLAKNIDSVLFALRHIGTHESFIKLFKAFLNVDIEPTTLSPGVINIKLKSDIKTNVIAFIVGSKSKKDTTPHKKITFKTKENGRILKKAWIITLLPKGYENSIYAFIKKLIPIGRILKIQNYKNEYVKEFKG; translated from the coding sequence ATGACAAGTATACCTACTATACCCACAGTCTTCAATGACACTGAGGTTGAAAAAATAATACATGCTGAACTTGGATTCGTAGATCAAATAATCAAAGAGGTCAAAACCCTTAATGATAATTTCCAAGATATCAATGCTACTACAAATCTAAATTCAAGATTCATAGCATTCTGGTTATCAGAAATATTGAAAATTATCTACTCAACAAACCAAACTCTTGAAACACTAGCAAAAAATATTGATAGTGTGCTTTTCGCTTTACGTCATATTGGGACCCATGAATCATTCATAAAGCTATTTAAAGCTTTTCTTAATGTTGATATCGAACCTACTACTCTATCACCTGGCGTTATCAACATTAAGCTCAAAAGCGATATCAAAACTAATGTTATAGCATTCATTGTTGGTAGTAAGTCAAAAAAAGATACTACACCCCATAAAAAAATTACATTCAAAACTAAAGAAAATGGACGCATTCTCAAAAAAGCATGGATTATAACTTTACTTCCTAAAGGATATGAAAACTCTATTTACGCATTCATCAAAAAACTTATCCCGATCGGAAGAATACTCAAGATACAAAACTATAAGAATGAATACGTCAAAGAGTTTAAAGGATAA